The region TGTCAAGCAAAATGATTTCTAAGACCTGCAGCTGACAGACAAAATTGTTCAATATTCAAGGGAGAAGCAATGACCGAGGCAGTGAATGTGAGAAGCGACAACCTTTATCACCTTCCAACAAAAGTGAGCTGCAAACTATGTTTTTGTTACAGTGGCCTACAGTGCAGTCCTGAACCTTGGGCACCTGCCCCTTACACTATGACACTATGGTCATAACgcaaaaaaacaaccattaaGAAACAAGGGGACATATATTTAGACCTGGTTTGAAATGGTTGACTGTGGCAATAATTTAACTGCtataacatttaaatgtatgattTCCACTCCATTAACCCCAAAATAAAGTGTTTAGTTCAGAATAAGTGACGTGTTaatgacactgacacacacacactttcacctACCCACATGTGGAACGTGGAGTGCACTATTCAAACTGATCTGCCTACAACAGGCTGGTACAGCTTAATGGCCTTGCTTTTAAATTTCTACATATTCACACATGAGAATCATTCAGGCACTTTCACTgctgtttctgaaatgaaattccTTGTCAGAGAAGTAAAGGAATCAGTTAATTTTAAGACGGCCAGATTAGAATAACTGCGACCTTTCCAAATTCATGTTTTACAAGGGAAGGATGTAAGAACAACTCCTCAAACGTAATTTCAGAAATACGCAGCAAAGATAAAAGATTTCTGTGATAATTTTCTTTGCAGCGAATTCAGCCACTGTTACAATAGAGTTCTGACGTGAAAAGTAAAGACAGAAAATTGAAGACCGGACTATTATTACAACGAAGGATCTCATCCAGAGTTTTGGTCCAATTCTCATCAGTTCCAGTGTAATGAtaagactacacacacacacacactcaggtgtaTGTGTAGATTTAGGTATTTGTGCATAGTCTGCCTGGGCTCCACTGCAACATATACCTTTATCAGCAAACCTCTATCCGGGAGGCAGGATCAATCAGGGAACTCCCACATGCATGAGTGGAAGGACAGATGGACCTAAATAGTGCACAATGATAGAATGTCATactcaattaaattcaaagCTGCGTTAAATTCCACATGGACTTCACATAGGGTAACTACAGTTCAGGCTTTCCACAATAATAACTCTACAGCACTAGAATGCTTTTCCTTGCACTTTATTAGTTCAGTATGGCACACTCTGCTATTTTTAGCAGAGTGATCCAGATAGCTGCAATATTGTAAgtgagaaaataaatctgtttgacAGAGGGCACAGTGTGATGAAGACATCTGTGGTAAAGTATTGGAAAGCATCCTGCCAGCCAGTTTCCACTTGCACgaacagcacagaacagaaagTATGAAATCTGAGTGTATCCCGATGTGACAGAAGGCCTGTCATTGCCTTCACGCTTTAATAAAGGAGAAAAGTCTCATCTGCTCTTCAATCATCTCAGAAAAGTTCCATATAGCTTGACACCACTCAATGGCACATTTATGAAGAGACAAGAAGGCTTGACAAaattttaaccaaaaaaaaaaaaccgtagCAGTACAACCAGACACTGTTGGGCTTACGAACGGCAGTTCTTGTCTGTGCTCTTTTTATAGTCAGGTACTTGCTCCACACGCCtaccccttctccccccccctctccgggAGTttgaagttggggggggggggcagagggtgcCCCTCATCATCTAGGGAGGTACTCCTGGGGCAGGCCTGTGTAATTCCGGTCCCTGAGAGCACGGTCCACGGTGCGGATGTAGCCGTCGATCAGACGCTTCATTTCCAGGGTGAAGGGGTCAAAACCTTGCTGCCGAGTCCCAGAGCGCTTGAAATGGCCGTCCTGGTTACTCTGAGCGCACAGCAGCCTCTCCTCCGTAATGCTGACATTTAGGAAAGAGGCAATGTGGCgcagctggaggaagagggCCCCTTGTAGGTCCTCGTAGTGCACCACCAGCACCCGCCGACCAAACTTCAGCCAGTCCAGTACGTGGGATGCCCACCAAGACGCGTAGCTGCTGACAAACTCTGGCCACTCTGTGTGGGGGGAAACAAGCCATAAAAGCATATtaagaacagagagagatgtATGGACTAACCGACAAAGGAAGTTTATCCTGTCATATACATTCTTTAATGGATAGAGACAGACCTCTCCCTCTGCACGTACTGTATAATGGACAGTCTCCTCACAGGCTTACTGAGAAACAAAAACCTTCTCCTTCTACTTATGGTTCATAATAGACAGTGATAAACATCCTtccatatacagtgagctccatagtctgggacaaagaaatatttttcattcttgatttggctctgtacgccacagttttagatttgtagtcaaacaattcacattcaAGTGAATGTACAAGTGCATactctctgcttttattaaaggttatttttgtgcattttggtttcaccacatGAAACTTACCGCACTGTTTGAAATAACATACTGGGCACttacatttgggacaaatggtttctgattagtcaggtgagTTTTATTGCTACCTTAgcgcaggtataagagagctttcagtatctagtgtTGATTCTAGGGTTTTGATTACCTTTGAAGactgttattggcgtttgtcaacatgaggaccagagttgtgccaatgaaagtcaaggaagccattatgaggctgagaaataagaaaaaacagtcagggacataggccaaaccttaggcttaccaaaatcaaatgtttgttcATTAAGAAGAAACAGAACACTAATTAGCTCAGTGGACATCTACAgttgataataaaataattctccccaaattaaagaaaaaaaaccccaaaaacctgcccaacagatcagaaacaccctTCAGGAGACAGGCATGGATCTGggagtgactactgtctgcagaagacttcatgaacagaactacaagaTGTAAagcactagttagccacaaaacaggatggccaTGTTACAGGTTGGTACGAAGTACCTAAaacagcctgcagagttctggaaaaaagccTTTTGTAcacaagattcacttgtatgagagtgatggcaagagcaaagtgtggaggccaaatagaactacccaagatccaaagcaacACTCTCCCCCGCTCCCACTGaccatctgtgaaatatgattGTGGGAGTGTTaaggtttgggcatgtatggctaccacaagtactggctcacttgtcttcagtgatgatgtaactACTGATCGTAGcagcaaaatgaattctgaagtgtacagaaacatctgctcaagttcaaccagaTGCCTataaactcattggatggtgtgTCATCCTACTGCAaggcaatgatcccaaacatactactaaagcaacaaaggagttcttcaaagccaaaaacaggaaaattcttgactggccaagtcatttgCCTGATCTTTATTCAACTGAATGTGTGTTCATAGGATGAAGAGAACTCAAAGCAACTtgcccccgaaacaagcaggagctgatgaTGGCTGCATTACAGGCCTGGCAGTGCATCACCAGATGTTCAGCACATGtctgatgtctatgggtcacagacttcaagcagtctttgcatgcaaaggatataaGTAATGAACATGACtactttttcatttacataacattaatatattcTGACATTGTGGtatcctgaaatggggggctatgtatagaaagtgctgtaatttatacatagTGAAACCATGTAAGTGAAAGAATAAAAACGGACAATGGGTCCTTTTACTAGTGAATTgattgattgcaaatctaaaattgtggcatAAACagatatgaagaaaaaatatctgtcccaaacatcatggagctcactgtatactTTATAGTGAATACAGACAGACATCCCCCCCACTTGACATATATACCTCTCACCACATACCTCAAACGGCAACATTTAATTTCTTGAACTGTAAACCACTTTCACAACCTGTTTTTCTCATGCACATTTTTATCATCCGCCCACACGGTGGCATTCAGTACAACTTTTCAATCCATAgtctgatttattattttatccattttgaTCTCTGAATCTTTCACGTGTTGTCTATACTATATTCTGGTGCTTGTAGTTGTTATTCTTGCTATTTGCACTTGGGTGTCGTTTGCCATAATGTCCATGGAAGTCGCTATAGGCAAGCTGGCGACATAGGGCGTgagggtgacatagctcaggaggtaagaccgattgtctgacagtcggagggttgccggttcaaaccccgccctgggcgtgtcgaagtgtccttgagcaagacacctaacccctaactgctgtggcgaatgagaggcatcgattgtaaagcgctttggataaaagcgctatataaatgcagtccatttaccaagtcGCTATCTGCAAAATTGATGGATGTAAATGCGTGCTCTCCGTTACCGTTGCTCTTCCAGTGCTGTTCTGAGGCGTGGCCGAGGTGGCCGGCGCACTTGCGGTTGAACTCCGCCACGAGGCAGCGGTACGGGTTCCGAATGAGGAGGACGGCGGAGTCGAACATCTCGATCTCGCGCCGCCCACTCTCGTGGGTCTTTACACAGATGGTCCGCCCACTCTTCCAGTAATCCTTCTCTCCCTTGAAACCTTTTGAAAAAGGCAAATCAAAGTCACATCATGGTGATGTAAGGATGTCTTTTTCAGACCAGGTTAGAGTAACTTAATCCATAATGGGTCTACATCACTACATTATGAAATTACATACTGATTTTAAAGGTATATTTCTATCGACACGTATGTGACAGGTATATTACACTTAAGTGATATTGTATCGAACTCATCATAATGTATAATTGATATATCAAAACAGTATTATACAGTATTCAAAAAGAACTGTTGAGCATTTTAGAAACCATTTATTGAGAATTCTCAAGAGTCACAAATGGAAATGCATGCTGCACACTATTAGGTCACCTTTGTTGTAGAGGGTGCCATCGAAATAGAAGCTGCCAGTGTAGAAGCCAGTTGCCAGCTCAATAAGGTGGCGCACCCAGGTGTTACCAGCTCCGGGGAAACTGGTCAAGGCCACAAGCGAGTTTGACTTCTCTGGCAGAAATTTCCTTTCTGTACACCTGGAGTCTGAGATCAGCATACATAAAGGtcacaaaaaacagcaggttCATCTGTCCACTATGAAAATACACTAGCCACTGCACTGCCCGCAACTGCCTTTTGAACTGGGCGGCATGTTGCCAGATTTGTAGTATGCAATGCACTTCATACCGTCATCATGTGTCTGCATATTGAACTATTTTGCTCTTAATGTTCCTGtcaaggaataaaataagaaaaagcagAGGTCCCAAAACTGACCCTGGGGGACTCCTAGCACCTTGCTCAGTTATGATCAGGGTTCAAAAGATCTGAGTTCCCCCGGCAGCAATAAAAGCAACTGCAgttcccaccccctccccgacccTGTTccacaattacatttattttacagttcatGAAGACAGGGGGGAAGAAAGACTCAGGTGCTCAAGTCTGGTTGCATGCTAAACCATttagatttgtttatttgtggaatAAATGTTGATTTCATTTACGAATGGATGCCgccttatattttaattatgggTTCATGACATGCTGGGCTAGGATTAGCTATGACATTTGTCTACTGTATTTGTATACTTTAAATTTGTATgtctgctagctagcttgctagttgGTAAGCAAGGTTATGCTGCATTACAATGGTTCTCTAGAAACCATGTCAACTGCTTCTGTTGCAGACAGCAGATCTCATGTCACTGTTCATTTAGCCTGTTCAAGATTGGGTAGGTCATACGTCATTTTCTCTTCCTACCCTGAACCCTGACCTCTCACCTTGTACAGGTGTCTGGTAGACCTGGTAGTACTCCCGGTCAGCTGGGGCCATGGGGCCAGTGCTGTTCACATTCGCACAGAATCGTTCCTCGGCTGGCTGGTGTAGGGGGAAGTGCGAGGATACATAGCCACAGAAACAGTCTGGCCTCTTCAGTGCTGCAAGTGGGAGTTCCTGTTcgttcaaagaaaacaaattaaagagaCAAGTCATGTTAAATATTCAGTGTGCACCATATTAAACAATAGTCTTGAAGTGAGAAATTACCTGGTCAACTATGGAAGTACTTAGAGAACTGGAATTGTGGGtttaaatttcaaatggaaattaaacttCCATTGTACCTTGAATGTCTTCAACAGAGGTCCTGCCATCCATATTAAGGCACCTGAgttgaggattttttttcaaagaacatTGTAACTTGCAATCTGAATTCAAATCAAACAAGAAGTGCAGGTGATCTCATCAACTTGAAAGTTTAGGCTGTAAATCTGAATAGACAATTTGGTTACAAATGGCAAGCAGTGAACTCATTGGTTCTTGTGTGACTATAGCTGATTTTTAACTTATTTAACTATGATACAGCATTTGAGGTTTGTGGTTGCACCTGAAGCACCagttgtgtgtggtgaggtgcCGTGTGAAAATAGGACTTGATTGAATACACAGTGCTGTGAATAAGTATttcctgatttcttctattgcatatttgtcacactgaatctTTAGACACAATACAACACTAAACAAAGAGAAACTGAGTAAattcagaacatttaaaaattttaaatttaaaaaacattttaaattttttcatttaatgtcaaaagttatcaaacaacTATATCAAGTAGGGAGAAGCAGTGCGCATGTCCCTTTTACATTGCTTCACATCTTCAGTCGCAGTGAGAGtcactgtcacaaagcagctttactttTTTTGAGGACAATTATGacattaaagattaaaataaaacatgattgtggaggggtggtgcggttagggcgccatctgcaggcggaGATGGAGCGGCTTAGTGGGTCTATAATCACAGCTGTTGACAATGTGCATGATTGCTAACTCTTCATCCACTTCTGTCAGCTGAGAGACTGGGGGCTGGAATGAGACGCACGCGGGAACTATATTAGGGTGCCCAGACGTCCCCATTTTTGTTGccctattttcttttctcccggggaATTAACTGAGCAATTAGTGCTACtaattggccagactgtcttcacacctgactcccaggcaaagggaggctGGAAAACCAGCACGGCCCTTGAGGACCATGATTTGAAATCTGGTCACCTTAAactataaatggtaaatggactgcatttatatagcgcttttatccaaagcgctttacaattgatgcctctcattcgccagagcagttaggggttaggtgtcttgctcaaggacacttcaacatgcccagggcggggtttgaaccggcaaccctccgactcaggaggtaagacaatcggtcttacctcctgagctatgtcgcccctatactatacatactatactatactatatatCGTGTTCCCTTCTCCTatcgtgtgtttgtttgcttgtacAGTGTCAAACGCACAATAAAGCCCGAGTGTGTCTGAACTGAgaactgtgtggtttgtgggagAGGAAAAACCGAACCTGTTACAACGATCTTTTGACGATTGAACTTTGttgatttaaattaatataGGTGTGGCAGCCAGTGGTGCGCAGAGTGCCTAAAAAGTAAATCCAGCGGCCATTCCAAAAGCTCCTGTACATCCACTTCCTTTAATCGAGGTCCCCTTCGAAAGAATTGGCATGGACCTCGTTGGGCCATTAGAACACAGTGCCAAAGGCTACCATTTTGTGTTAGTCCTAGTGGATTATGCAACACGATACCCAGGGGCAGTGCAACCTCCACAACGTATAAGCTAAAACTATTGTGGAGGAgctatttcacattttctcctgggtggggaaaaaaaccaaaggTCACCGGCCAAATTTACAGACAAACATTTTGTTGTAGAAGCGTCCGGTTGCAAGACcgtattttctgtgttttgtcaaAACCGCGTATGTGTCGGAAGTTTGATGGattaattatacttcaatgtTGTGACACTTTCACAAGCATGGCACTGCAACCAACATCCTGTCTAATTTTCTGCACAGTAGGCAAAATGAGATGTTGCTTTACATGCTGCAGAGATTTCAATATAATAATTCCATTCAAGCTCATTGTGGATAAAACCTGTGGTTGAATTGGCTTTTATTTGCCTCAGTTTCTGGGTAAGCTAATGCACATACTGCATCAAATTCTCATTGTGTGCGTAATCCTAGCGAAACCAGAGTTAGGATTCAGCTGATGTGTGCAGTGCAACAAATGATGGGAGTTCAATATCTGTGCAGCACCCGCAGGGCAAAAACGCTTCTCAAGATTGATTACGAAATCTATTGATTCTCAGTCAAAGATCATTCAGTTTAAGCAGAAAATTGTCCATGGAATCTGTGAGAAAATCTGACTGCCAGATCTAGGTCAGATATACCATGTGTTCGCAAAAATTCCTCTTCTGTGAACCATCCACTATTAAAATGTCTCCTGATACTATACATGTCCAAACACTAACCAGCAAAGGTTTTAGCTTGATTAGCAATAATTGTCAATGGGAATAATATGTATCTCTGATAGGGTCCATGGAAACCCATTCTATATTCACTCATGGGTCCTGACCCACAGCTAGAGAATCTCCGTGACAGATTAATTTCCCAGAGGGCTAAGAATGGACAGTACCAGCAA is a window of Anguilla rostrata isolate EN2019 chromosome 9, ASM1855537v3, whole genome shotgun sequence DNA encoding:
- the LOC135262774 gene encoding sialate:O-sulfotransferase 1-like yields the protein MAKPFYRLQRFLRRVQLLLLFLGVAYIMAGSVLLLQRSGPAVSQRWGGPGLPPKPSSPPPPKAAQSPGEGGAYGSSRSRVAANGGDGDGDPDYPSRGRSGPRWLMSRNLEIRLLRRRWLRSQEQESQVGRGPTPRKVRHKGTYVGCFLDEKDNRALGGNVFYDFRKMTSTLCQDTCSESGYRFAGLEYGAECYCGNRISSSRTREEDCNLDCKGEKGSPCGGVGRLSIYKVEELLPGQRRYRNVRYRGCFERPKNTNAAFLVHSIQPNLTLQSCIETCTVKELPLAALKRPDCFCGYVSSHFPLHQPAEERFCANVNSTGPMAPADREYYQVYQTPVQDSRCTERKFLPEKSNSLVALTSFPGAGNTWVRHLIELATGFYTGSFYFDGTLYNKGFKGEKDYWKSGRTICVKTHESGRREIEMFDSAVLLIRNPYRCLVAEFNRKCAGHLGHASEQHWKSNEWPEFVSSYASWWASHVLDWLKFGRRVLVVHYEDLQGALFLQLRHIASFLNVSITEERLLCAQSNQDGHFKRSGTRQQGFDPFTLEMKRLIDGYIRTVDRALRDRNYTGLPQEYLPR